A segment of the Candidatus Brevundimonas phytovorans genome:
TGCGCGCCTTCGCCTTCACCCTGTCGCGCAACGCCGCCGACGCCGACGACCTGGTGCAGGAGACCCTGACCAAGGCCTGGGCCCACCGGGCGCGGTTCGAGCCGGGCAGCAATCTGCGGGCCTGGCTTTTCACCATCCTGCGCAATAGCTGGTACACAGGCGCGGCCAAACGCCGGCGCGAAGTGGCGGACGAGGAAGGCCGCTACGCCGCCGGTCTGACCGCCGAGGCCAGCCAGGAATGGACGGCCGAGTTGACCTCGCTACAGGCCGCCCTGAACGCCCTTCCGGCCGAGCATCGCGAAGCCATCGTCATGGTCGGGGCCGCGGGCCTGTCCTATCAGGAAGCGGCCGACATCTCCGGCTGCGCGGTCGGGACGATCAAGAGCCGGGTCAACCGCGCCCGCCACCGACTGGCCGTCCTGCTGGACATTGAAGCCCCTGCG
Coding sequences within it:
- a CDS encoding sigma-70 family RNA polymerase sigma factor translates to MPDVRVPDGPQDNGPNYSASSRPIGIVDPADWRHAITGFLPSLRAFAFTLSRNAADADDLVQETLTKAWAHRARFEPGSNLRAWLFTILRNSWYTGAAKRRREVADEEGRYAAGLTAEASQEWTAELTSLQAALNALPAEHREAIVMVGAAGLSYQEAADISGCAVGTIKSRVNRARHRLAVLLDIEAPADAVQNVIDEGS